In a genomic window of Thermosynechococcus sp. CL-1:
- a CDS encoding PleD family two-component system response regulator: MTTVLVVEDTPSEMALITSFLKDSGYTVIAATDAKEALEKVTQYKPDVVVTDVVMPGMSGFELCRSLKKNPETEKLPIVVCTSKNQELDRLWAMKQGADAYVTKPFSREDLLRALKSVVV, encoded by the coding sequence ATGACGACGGTTTTAGTGGTGGAAGATACCCCCTCGGAAATGGCACTGATTACCTCGTTTCTTAAGGACTCTGGCTATACCGTCATTGCGGCCACCGATGCCAAGGAGGCTCTAGAAAAAGTCACGCAGTACAAGCCCGATGTGGTGGTGACGGATGTGGTGATGCCAGGGATGAGCGGCTTTGAACTCTGCCGCAGTCTCAAGAAAAATCCGGAAACCGAAAAGCTCCCCATTGTTGTCTGCACGTCGAAAAACCAAGAGCTAGACCGCCTTTGGGCAATGAAGCAGGGGGCAGATGCCTATGTCACGAAGCCCTTCAGCCGTGAGGATCTACTGCGGGCACTGAAGTCGGTGGTGGTGTAG
- a CDS encoding response regulator yields the protein MMTSDRGFSGGGTPQFTETLQPERLLQQLSTSGGTGCFRVSVQGQQWFLYFDQGSIVYATHTIEPGDRFERHLRQLSQSVPALDRELRAQVRQQWEQANTPTPIYEYESLRWLLTQDIITPEHFSRLVEGLIVEVLESFLYLKSGHHQLVPYVEVPIVSRFDATRLIQQCKSRIQQWLSLGHKIVSPFQRPYFFSGAQVNLTPEQQQRLGSMLRGFSFRHLAVLMNQNEIALVRSLLPLIDKGAVVVREPQHPFDLLPSFDASLWQETTPTVTEESGDLGSGFFTSKVPNRTYRIICIDDSPTMLNEIKRFLADDAFEVIALNDSVKALMEVMRLNPDLILLDVGMPNIDGYKFCKVIRNHERFKSVPIIMVTGNTGLIDRAKARLVGATDYMTKPFTQAELLKMVFQYLT from the coding sequence ATGATGACATCAGATCGCGGTTTTAGTGGCGGGGGAACACCACAGTTTACAGAAACGCTTCAGCCAGAACGATTACTCCAGCAACTCAGCACTTCAGGAGGCACAGGTTGCTTCAGGGTGAGCGTTCAAGGGCAGCAGTGGTTTCTCTACTTTGATCAGGGAAGTATTGTCTATGCTACCCACACGATTGAACCGGGCGATCGCTTTGAGCGCCATTTGCGGCAACTCAGCCAAAGTGTTCCTGCCCTCGATCGCGAGTTACGTGCCCAAGTCCGACAGCAATGGGAACAGGCCAACACCCCCACCCCGATCTATGAATATGAGAGTCTGCGCTGGTTGCTTACTCAAGACATCATTACCCCAGAGCACTTCAGCCGCCTAGTCGAGGGGCTAATCGTTGAAGTCCTAGAGTCGTTTTTATATCTCAAGAGCGGTCACCATCAACTTGTGCCCTATGTTGAAGTGCCAATTGTCAGCCGCTTTGACGCCACCCGACTGATTCAGCAGTGCAAATCCCGAATTCAGCAGTGGCTCAGCCTTGGCCACAAAATTGTCTCGCCTTTTCAGCGCCCCTACTTCTTTAGTGGTGCGCAAGTCAATTTAACCCCAGAGCAGCAGCAACGCTTGGGGTCGATGTTGCGAGGGTTTAGCTTTCGCCACTTGGCCGTGCTCATGAACCAAAATGAAATTGCCTTGGTGCGTAGCCTCTTACCCTTGATTGATAAAGGAGCCGTAGTCGTTCGTGAGCCGCAACACCCCTTTGATTTGCTGCCCAGTTTTGATGCCAGTTTGTGGCAGGAAACCACGCCTACCGTTACAGAGGAGAGTGGCGATTTGGGTAGTGGCTTTTTTACGTCAAAAGTGCCAAACCGTACCTATCGGATTATTTGCATTGACGATAGTCCGACCATGCTCAATGAAATTAAGCGGTTTTTGGCGGATGATGCCTTTGAAGTCATTGCCCTCAATGATTCTGTAAAAGCCCTGATGGAGGTGATGCGCCTCAATCCAGATCTGATCCTGCTGGACGTGGGGATGCCCAACATTGATGGTTATAAGTTTTGTAAAGTCATTCGCAACCATGAACGCTTTAAGTCAGTGCCGATCATTATGGTGACGGGTAACACGGGTCTCATTGACCGCGCCAAAGCCCGCCTCGTGGGAGCGACGGACTATATGACCAAGCCCTTTACTCAGGCGGAACTTCTCAAAATGGTGTTTCAGTACTTGACGTAG